The Longimicrobium sp. genome contains the following window.
TTTATGTAGACGGCCGGCGGAAGCACCAATAGATTGCCGATCCTCTTCCCGAACCAGGCTCCGAAGTGCGTGCGATCTCCCGTGATCAGGTGCGTAGCCTCAGCAGCAATCGCCGCGCTGAGGATCGGCTGGTCCTTCTGAGGCAGCAATACATCGTCAGGAAGCACTGCGAAGCCTGCCTCCGCCACGAGCCGGGTCTGCCGAAGCAGCGCCTCCAACCGTTGTCGCTGCTCTTCCTGTGGCAGGTTACGCCGAGCTTCCTCCACCGCATAGGTTGAAGTCACCAGCTCCACCGCGGGAATTTCCCAGAGGAGTTGGAGCC
Protein-coding sequences here:
- a CDS encoding PIN domain-containing protein, whose product is MDVLFLDANVLFSAAYSAGSRLQLLWEIPAVELVTSTYAVEEARRNLPQEEQRQRLEALLRQTRLVAEAGFAVLPDDVLLPQKDQPILSAAIAAEATHLITGDRTHFGAWFGKRIGNLLVLPPAVYINKRFEQEQERKISEPG